A genomic segment from Aspergillus chevalieri M1 DNA, chromosome 7, nearly complete sequence encodes:
- a CDS encoding acyl-CoA dehydrogenase (COG:I;~EggNog:ENOG410PFTG;~InterPro:IPR006091,IPR009075,IPR037069,IPR009100, IPR036250,IPR013786;~PFAM:PF02770,PF00441,PF02771,PF08028;~go_function: GO:0016627 - oxidoreductase activity, acting on the CH-CH group of donors [Evidence IEA];~go_function: GO:0050660 - flavin adenine dinucleotide binding [Evidence IEA];~go_process: GO:0055114 - oxidation-reduction process [Evidence IEA]), whose protein sequence is MNRFSLRAASRHFQSATRRPTPIAQGLAARNTSVRDYATFNWEDPLVASELYTEEELAIQDTARQYCQERLMPRVLDAYRKEDYDRKILEEMGELGLLGANLHGYDCAGVSTVAYGLITKEVERVDSGYRSGMSVQGSLAMTGIYEFGSEELKQRLLPGLAKGKLSGCFGLTEPNHGSDPGSMETVAREHPTQKGVYLLSGSKTWITNSPIADVMLVWAKLQSTGKIRGFVVERSRCPPGTLETPAIKNKSALRASITGMIQMDECPVPAENMLPDVEGLKGPFTCLNSARLGIAFGAMGALEDCLARAREYSLERKQFKGNPLAKYQLIQKKLADAATDAAYGTLAATQVARLKDEKKNTPEMISMVKRQNCDRALTNARVLQEILGGNATSDEYHIARHAANLFVVQTYEGQSDIHALILGRAITGVQAFV, encoded by the exons ATGAACCGATTCAGCCTTCGCGCGGCGTCGCGCCACTTCCAATCGGCGACTCGCCGTCCCACTCCTATCGCACAGGGACTAGCTGCACGCAACACATCGGTACGGGACTATGCGACATTTAACTGGGAGGATCCACTGGTTGCGTCGGAGTTGTATACAGAAGAGGAATTGGCTATTCAGGACACAGCGCGGCAATATTGCCAGGAGCGATTGATGCCCCGGGTGCTTG ACGCCTACAGAAAGGAAGACTATGACCGCAAAATTCTCGAAGAAATGGGCGAACTTGGCCTCCTGGGCGCGAACCTTCACGGATACGACTGTGCGGGCGTGAGCACCGTCGCCTACGGATTGATCACCAAGGAAGTCGAGCGCGTGGACTCTGGTTACCGGTCTGGAATGTCAGTTCAGGGATCGCTGGCTATGACTGGTATCTACGAATTCGGCAGCGAAGAACTGAAGCAGCGACTTTTGCCGGGTCTGGCCAAGGGCAAGCTGTCTGGGTGCTTTGGACTTACGGAGCCTAACCACGGCTCGGACCCTGGGTCGATGGAGACTGTTGCCAGGGAACATCCGACGCAGAAGGGCGTGTATCTGCTGTCTGGGTCGAAGACGTGGATCACCAACTCGCCCATTGCGGATGTGATGCTGGTGTGGGCTAAGTTGCAGAGCACGGGGAAGATTCGCGGGTTCGTGGTTGAGCGCAGCCGCTGCCCGCCTGGTACGCTGGAGACGCCTGCGATTAAGAACAAGAGCGCCCTGCGTGCGTCGATCACCGGTATGATCCAGATGGACGAGTGCCCGGTTCCCGCAGAGAACATGCTCCCCGACGTCGAGGGTCTCAAGGGTCCGTTTACGTGTCTCAACAGCGCCCGGTTGGGTATTGCATTTGGCGCGATGGGTGCGCTGGAAGACTGCCTTGCTCGCGCACGGGAGTACTCGTTGGAGCGCAAGCAGTTCAAGGGCAACCCGTTGGCCAAGTACCAGCTGATTCAGAAGAAGTTGGCGGATGCGGCTACGGATGCGGCGTATGGGACATTGGCTGCTACGCAGGTTGCGAggttgaaggatgagaagaagaatacgCCTGAGATGATTTCGATGGTTAAGAGGCAGAATTGTGATCGGGCTTTGACTAATGCGAGGGT ACTGCAGGAGATCCTGGGCGGCAATGCGACGAGCGACGAGTACCATATTGCCCGCCATGCAGCCAACCTGTTTGTGGTGCAGACGTATGAGGGCCAGAGTGACATTCACG CTCTGATTCTCGGCCGTGCGATCACCGGTGTCCAGGCGTTTGTTTAG
- the UBC4 gene encoding putative ubiquitin conjugating enzyme (UbcD) (COG:O;~EggNog:ENOG410PI8T;~InterPro:IPR016135,IPR023313,IPR000608;~PFAM:PF00179): MSYPRLPLRGVLVRCSHHPTTLRGGCRRYPRNMDTDYCLSDPPSSCSAGPLGEDLFHWQATIMGPSDSPYSGGVFFLNIHFPTDYPFKPPKVNFTTRIYHPNINSNGSICLDILRDQWSPALTISKVLLSICSMLTDPNPDDPLVPEIAHVYKTDRPRYESTAREWTRKYAI, from the exons ATGTCGTACCCTCGTCTTCCCCTGCGCGGCGTTCTGGTTAGGTGTTCTCACCACCCCACCACGTTGCGGGGTGGATGCAGGCGTTATCCTAGGAACATGGATACTGACTACTGCCTTAGTGACCCGCCCTCGTCCTGCTCTGCTGGCCCTCTCGGAGAGGATCTG TTCCACTGGCAAGCAACTATCATGGGTCCT AGCGACTCGCCATACTCCGGAGGCGTTTTCTTCCTCAACATTCACTTCCCTACCGACTACCCCTTCAAGCCCCCAAAGGTCAACTTCACCACTCGTATCTACCACCCCAACATCAACTCGAACGGCAGTATCTGTCTGGACATCCTGAGGGACCAATGGAGCCCTGCTCTCACAATCTCCAAGG TCCTCCTTTCCATCTGCTCGATGCTCACAGATCCCAACCCCGACGACCCGTTGGTGCCCGAGATCGCCCACGTCTACAAGACTGACCGACCCCGGTACGAGTCGACTGCTCGCGAGTGGACCCGCAAGTACGCTATCTAA
- a CDS encoding putative cytochrome b5 reductase (COG:C;~EggNog:ENOG410PK92;~InterPro:IPR001834,IPR008333,IPR001433,IPR001199, IPR017927,IPR001709,IPR036400,IPR018506,IPR017938, IPR039261;~PFAM:PF00173,PF00175,PF00970;~TransMembrane:1 (i114-136o);~go_function: GO:0016491 - oxidoreductase activity [Evidence IEA];~go_function: GO:0020037 - heme binding [Evidence IEA];~go_process: GO:0055114 - oxidation-reduction process [Evidence IEA]): MAEYTIKDLASHKSRDDLWIAIHGKVYNITPYIRDHPGGPDVLLDTAGTDATEAYDEVGHSEDADEILQTYYIGTLRDAQEHRPKNKTVRVIQQPAKSTVEVSKTAKGPGLGSILKAIALIATSSAGVALPAYLFFSSGGTVDIHRFLPKSLPSWPSIASLQQSATAGKGSFTTGFTTATLLMSTLAVLAIPKLSALTSPDSGFARYPPHMKSRRAPKPNPHLANGFLNPKGYKSLPLVRKDELAPNVYRFVFDLPKSTDVIGLPIGQHVAIKAVINGETVSRSYTPTSNNTDLGRLELVIKCYPDGLLTGKYLANLQIGDTVQFRGPKGAMKYSRGLCKKIGMIAGGTGITPMYQLIRAICEDDADETEVSLVYANRAEGDILLRRELEAFAKAYPRKLRIWYMLDQPEKGWKYGSGYVTPDVMREKLPGAAPDTRIMLCGPPGMVNAAKKGLVGLGFQAPGAVAKMSDQIFCF; the protein is encoded by the exons ATGGCAGAATAcaccatcaaagacctcgCGTCTCACAAATCCAGGGATGACCTGTGGATCGCCATACACGGAAAGG TATACAACATAACGCCCTACATCCGCGACCACCCCGGCGGCCCAGATGTCCTCCTCGACACAGCCGGCACCGACGCCACAGAAGCATACGACGAAGTCGGCCACTCCGAAGACGCAGACGAAATCCTGCAAACATACTACATCGGAACGTTGAGAGACGCACAGGAACACCGTCCAAAGAACAAGACCGTTCGCGTGATTCAGCAGCCTGCCAAGTCTACGGTGGAAGTTTCGAAGACTGCCAAAGGCCCAGGTTTGGGGAGTATACTCAAGGCGATTGCCCTCATTGCAACCTCGAGCGCGGGCGTTGCACTTCCCGCGtacctcttcttttcctccggGGGAACTGTCGACATCCATCGATTTCTCCCAAAAAGTCTACCCTCATGGCCATCGATTGCCTCACTACAACAAAGCGCAACGGCAGGCAAAGGAAGTTTCACAACGGGCTTCACAACAGCAACCCTCCTCATGAGCACCCTGGCCGTCCTCGCAATCCCCAAACTCTCCGCCCTAACATCTCCCGACTCCGGCTTCGCCAGATACCCGCCGCATATGAAATCGCGCAGAGCACCCAAGCCCAATCCGCATCTCGCAAACGGCTTCCTCAACCCCAAGGGCTACAAATCCCTCCCGCTAGTCCGGAAGGATGAGCTCGCGCCAAATGTCTACCGCTTTGTGTTTGATCTCCCGAAATCAACGGATGTCATCGGTCTTCCTATCGGACAGCATGTCGCTATCAAGGCTGTTATCAACGGAGAAACAGTTTCGCGGTCTTACACGCCGACATCGAATAACACTGATCTCGGCCGCCTGGAACTAGTCATAAAATGCTACCCCGACGGTCTGTTGACCGGCAAATACCTCGCCAATCTGCAAATCGGGGATACAGTGCAATTCCGCGGACCAAAAGGCGCGATGAAGTACTCCCGGGGTCTGTGTAAGAAGATCGGGATGATTGCGGGTGGCACCGGTATCACCCCTATGTACCAATTGATCCGTGCGATTTGTGAGGATGATGCGGATGAGACGGAGGTTAGTCTGGTGTATGCGAATCGCGCGGAGGGGGATATTCTGCTGCGGAGGGAGTTGGAGGCGTTTGCCAAGGCGTATCCGAGGAAGTTGAGGATTTGGTATATGCTTGATCAGCCGGAGAAAGGATGGAAGTATGGATCTGGGTATGTTACTCCGGATGTTATGAGGGAGAAGTTACCGGGAGCAGCGCCGGATACTAGGATCATGCTTTGCGGGCCTCCGGGGATGGTGAATGCGGCCAAGAAGGGTCTGGTTGGGTTGGGATTTCAGGCTCCAGGGGCTGTGGCGAAGATGTCGGATCAGATTTTCTGTTTTTAG
- a CDS encoding cytochrome P450 (COG:Q;~EggNog:ENOG410PFCN;~InterPro:IPR001128,IPR002403,IPR017972,IPR036396;~PFAM:PF00067;~TransMembrane:1 (o341-368i);~go_function: GO:0004497 - monooxygenase activity [Evidence IEA];~go_function: GO:0005506 - iron ion binding [Evidence IEA];~go_function: GO:0016705 - oxidoreductase activity, acting on paired donors, with incorporation or reduction of molecular oxygen [Evidence IEA];~go_function: GO:0020037 - heme binding [Evidence IEA];~go_process: GO:0055114 - oxidation-reduction process [Evidence IEA]), with the protein MSQQFYLLGEPVSSARHLPVEKTLDLEGLQYVVAAHFAIVEAKGIGFQDEETIFSEVHDILASKNPIAITIDGHAVRDPPGPNGLPYVGNYFEVYPDHLGNHQRLFDTYGPIFKATSLGRTTYHTNDPQISAIAFTESDFFSKEINDAHPLSALKTPAAGIFLGDTDTEEWKVTHKFLPPALGPKAVRHYAPTMQTTVEDACKIFDELDKQGEAWNVYQYMLKLGSQAVGKLTLGLDFGHFVGPDAPLHEMVGAIAEMLSLNKKVTSKGDWYAKLPFGEPKKLQELRKRIEEMVEESIRNAERGGVEDLPLQDAALRAANMVDYAIRATDNKGEKLPKTSLVWSLVVATAAGFTTTSSLLSWLIYGLCTYPGMQERLLQELIDNEIDENTQITADVIDRLSFLDKYIKETQRRHNPSFQPGRTAQLDLILPGGYKIPKGSVIIVALHHIHNNPALWDNPARFDPDRWDTDAVKNRHRAAYVPFGTGQRMCIGFNFALQEIKVFLPKLVYRYEFRREGDGAIEYDPMFQLIRPNNLYVRAERRTKWPANPKNFTTE; encoded by the exons ATGTCTCAGCAATTCTATCTTCTTGGAGAGCCAGTCTCTTCGGCAAGACATCTTCCCGTGGAAAAGACTCTGGATCTAGAAGGACTACAGTATGTAGTCGCTGCGCATTTTGCAATCGTCGAGGCAAAGG GAATCGGCTTCCAAGACGAAGAAACCATCTTCTCAGAAGTCCACGACATTCTCGCCTCCAAAAACCCCATAGCCATCACAATCGATGGCCACGCCGTCCGCGACCCCCCAGGCCCCAATGGCCTCCCCTACGTTGGCAACTACTTCGAAGTCTACCCAGACCACCTGGGCAACCACCAGCGCCTCTTCGATACTTACGGCCCAATTTTCAAAGCGACAAGTCTTGGCCGGACGACCTACCACACGAACGATCCGCAGATCTCTGCAATCGCCTTCACCGAGTCGGACTTTTTCTCCAAAGAGATCAACGACGCGCATCCACTGTCTGCCCTCAAGACCCCCGCTGCGGGTATCTTCTTGGGTGACACGGATACAGAGGAGTGGAAGGTCACGCATAAATTCTTGCCTCCAGCGCTAGGCCCCAAGGCCGTACGGCACTACGCCCCCACGATGCAAACAACCGTCGAAGACGCATGCAAAATCTTCGACGAGTTGGACAAGCAGGGCGAGGCGTGGAACGTGTACCAGTACATGCTGAAGCTCGGCTCACAGGCCGTGGGTAAGTTAACACTGGGACTGGACTTTGGGCACTTTGTGGGACCGGATGCGCCGCTGCATGAGATGGTTGGTGCGATTGCGGAGATGCTGTCGTTGAATAAGAAGGTGACGAGTAAGGGCGATTGGTATGCGAAGTTGCCGTTTGGGGAGCCGAAGAAGTTGCAGGAGTTGAGGAAGCGGATTGAGGAAATGGTTGAGGAGTCGAttcggaacgctgaacgaggtggtgttgaggatctgCCGTTGCAGGATGCTGCACTGAGGGCAGCGAATATGGTTG ACTACGCAATTCGCGCAACCGACAACAAAGGCGAAAAACTCCCCAAAACCAGCCTCGTTTGGTCCCTCGTCGTCGCCACCGCCGCCGGCTTCACGACaacctcctccctcctctcctgGCTAATCTACGGCCTCTGCACATACCCAGGCATGCAAGAGCGTCTTCTCCAAGAGCTCATCGACAACGAGATTGACGAAAACACCCAAATCACAGCAGACGTCATTGACCGCCTCTCCTTCCTCGACAAATACATCAAGGAGACCCAACGCCGGCACAACCCCTCCTTCCAACCCGGCCGCACCGCCCAACTCGACCTCATCCTGCCCGGCGGCTACAAGATCCCAAAGGGCTCCGTCATAATCGTAGCCCTGCACCACATCCACAACAACCCGGCTCTGTGGGATAACCCGGCGCGCTTTGATCCCGACCGGTGGGATACGGATGCTGTGAAGAACAGACACCGCGCGGCGTATGTTCCGTTTGGAACGGGGCAACGCATGTGTATTGGGTTTAACTTTGCGTTGCAGGAGATTAAGGTGTTTTTGCCGAAGTTGGTGTATCGGTATGAATTTCGGAGAGAAGGGGATGGGGCGATTGAGTATGATCCGATGTTCCAATTGATTAGGCCGAATAATTTGTATGTCAGGGCTGAGAGGAGGACTAAGTGGCCTGCTAA CCCGAAGAACTTCACTACGGAGTAG
- a CDS encoding 3-hydroxyacyl-CoA dehydrogenase family protein (COG:I;~EggNog:ENOG410PJW8;~InterPro:IPR006176,IPR022694,IPR006108,IPR036291, IPR008927,IPR013328;~PFAM:PF02737,PF00725;~go_function: GO:0003857 - 3-hydroxyacyl-CoA dehydrogenase activity [Evidence IEA];~go_function: GO:0016491 - oxidoreductase activity [Evidence IEA];~go_function: GO:0070403 - NAD+ binding [Evidence IEA];~go_process: GO:0006631 - fatty acid metabolic process [Evidence IEA];~go_process: GO:0055114 - oxidation-reduction process [Evidence IEA]) → MSTWNAEDYRNRPVTILGGGVLGRRIACVWSSAGYATRIFDPSPDQRQAAIMYITENASTYAQRTYAQPSNDIQAFDNLGDAVSTAWLVIEAVPEKLALKIDTFAELATLAPKDCILASNSSSYKTSEMLDKIPAEAEARSRILNTHYYMPPGNMIVELMTDGHTSASIFPFLVERSKEAALVPYVARKESTGFIFNRLWAAVKREALMILAEGVSEPSEIDDMWKRMFVEGGAVPCAMMDNVGLDTVAFIEEHYVKERGLSGEKTVGFLRENYLEKGRFGSKCEKGGLYPPKQ, encoded by the exons ATGTCCACCTGGAACGCTGAAGACTATCGCAACCGCCCCGTCACCATCCTGGGCGGTGGCGTCCTCGGCCGTCGCATAG CCTGCGTCTGGTCCTCGGCTGGCTACGCCACCCGCATCTTCGACCCCAGCCCCGACCAGCGACAAGCAGCAATAATGTACATCACCGAAAACGCGTCCACCTACGCCCAACGCACCTACGCCCAACCAAGCAATGATATCCAGGCATTCGACAACCTGGGCGATGCAGTCTCAACAGCCTGGCTAGTCATCGAAGCCGTTCCTGAGAAACTAGCTCTCAAGATCGACACCTTCGCCGAACTAGCAACCCTCGCCCCGAAAGACTGCATCCTAGCATCAAACTCCTCCTCCTACAAAACATCCGAAATGCTTGACAAAATCCCCGCAGAGGCAGAAGCTAGATCCCGAATCCTAAACACGCACTACTACATGCCCCCCGGGAACATGATTGTCGAGCTCATGACGGATGGCCACACGAGTGCGTCTATCTTCCCGTTCCTTGTTGAGCGGAGCAAAGAGGCTGCGTTGGTCCCGTATGTTGCGAGGAAGGAGTCGACGGGATTTATTTTTAATAGGCTCTGGGCTGCTGTGAAGAGAGAGGCGTTGATGATTTTGGCGGAGGGGGTTTCGGAGCCGAGCGAGATTGATGATATGTGGAAGAGGATGTTTGTGGAGGGGGGTGCTGTGCCTTGTGCGATGATGGATA ATGTCGGTCTTGATACGGTTGCGTTTATCGAGGAGCATTATGTCAAGGAGCGGGGCCTTTCTGGGGAGAAGACTGTTGGTTTTCTGAGGGAGAATTACCTGGAGAAGGGGCGGTTTGGGTCGAAGTGTGAGAAGGGAGGTTTGTATCCTCCTAAACAGTAA
- a CDS encoding Zn(II)2Cys6 transcription factor (COG:K;~EggNog:ENOG410PVUX;~InterPro:IPR036864,IPR007219,IPR001138;~PFAM:PF00172,PF04082;~TransMembrane:1 (i228-246o);~go_function: GO:0000981 - DNA-binding transcription factor activity, RNA polymerase II-specific [Evidence IEA];~go_function: GO:0003677 - DNA binding [Evidence IEA];~go_function: GO:0008270 - zinc ion binding [Evidence IEA];~go_process: GO:0006351 - transcription, DNA-templated [Evidence IEA];~go_process: GO:0006355 - regulation of transcription, DNA-templated [Evidence IEA]) has product MSTRRYRSAIACESCRRRKVRCSLTVTGIPCIGCAQDRAECVVDERRSLTLSRVQERRARQSHSQPHSPGHRSNDALPSSQPFNSHFRHVEPSESPSHASDRIQDEERNGLEIAAAALGQREGVGQVPFYTGDQTGITSTLDLCSPEQHLPRHLLLPMHMPAASLSDSLSDQDREYLASKGVFTLPGKEACDSLIRAYFRHVHPIMPIIEADGLLGAVAAGRFEDYNVLLVWSVFFAAVNFIPIPICQSEGYESRKAMKAAMYSCARSMYNHTTDRITLLQSSLLLGFWHSETDQHAAPWYWTGISVNMCQILGLHRNPDNTNSTSTTRRNASITDRQRHLWRRLWWTCFFRDRWLSLTLGRPMRIDLNDCDMPMARAEDLLSDLEGVERGVKEAFLPRDLERMAGFWVMLVEMSKVLGKVLKLNYQALRGRPGLGEVEALEAQILSCRCPDVGDDNGSGLSREAFFYVYHLQLHYQAILIMFYRPYGTESPEGLHPAQQQKWQHRMRREADTAASRTNDILDMLAQENLLEFALPMTPPLLIPAMQMHLLNCNSANSLSRRLRLNKLNVCMMVMEEFQKVYTVASIYRGIFAKAIQQFYARDAGVMGMPSPTWLAANAGASVNATEPPALVPVASVPMAVDAGAGGGDVQAQAVSVPFEGDLNMNTEMTSDLIDALVDEASTFNFWETWGQLWVDQ; this is encoded by the exons ATGTCAACCCGCCGCTACCGCTCGGCAATTGCTTGCGAATCGTGCCGCCGCCGCAAAGTCCGCTGCAGTCTTACGGTCACGGGGATTCCGTGTATTGGGTGTGCGCAGGACCGCGCCGAGTGCGTGGTTGATGAAAGGAGGAGTTTGAC GTTGAGTAGGGTTCAAGAGCGGAGGGCTCGGCAGTCGCATTCGCAGCCGCATTCACCTGGGCATAGATCTAATGATGCTCTGCCGTCGAGTCAACCGTTTAACAGCCATTTTCGTCATGTTGAACCATCAGAGTCACCCTCGCATGCCAGTGACCGGATACAAGATGAAGAGCGCAACGGGCTTGAAATTGCAGCTGCTGCACTGGGTCAGCGTGAAGGTGTTGGGCAGGTTCCTTTTTATACTG GCGACCAGACCGGCATAACATCAACCCTGGACCTCTGCTCCCCCGAACAACATCTCCCGCGGCACCTGCTCCTTCCCATGCACATGCCTGCCGCCTCGCTCTCCGACTCGCTCTCCGACCAAGATAGAGAATATCTAGCGAGTAAGGGTGTGTTCACGCTACCCGGGAAGGAGGCGTGCGATAGTCTGATCCGTGCGTACTTTCGCCATGTGCATCCGATCATGCCGATTATTGAGGCAGATGGGTTGTTGGGTGCTGTTGCGGCGGGGAGGTTTGAGGATTATAAtgtgttgttggtgtggaGTGTGTTTTTCGCTGCTGTTAAT TTCATCCCGATACCGATATGCCAGAGCGAGGGCTACGAATCCCGGAAAGCGATGAAAGCAGCCATGTACTCATGCGCAAGG TCCATGTACAACCACACCACCGACCGAATCACCCTCCTCCAAtcctccctcctcctcggCTTCTGGCACTCTGAGACAGACCAACATGCAGCCCCCTGGTACTGGACCGGCATCTCCGTCAACATGTGCCAGATCCTTGGCCTCCACCGCAACCCCGACAACACTAACAGCACTAGCACAACCCGCCGCAACGCCTCGATCACAGACCGCCAGCGGCACCTCTGGCGACGCCTCTGGTGGACGTGTTTCTTCCGCGACCGCTGGCTGAGCCTTACGCTGGGCCGGCCGATGAGGATTGATCTAAATGATTGTGATATGCCGATGGCGAGGGCGGAGGATTTGTTGAGTGATCTTGAGGGTGTGGAGAGGGGTGTGAAGGAGGCGTTTCTACCAAGGGATTTGGAGAGGATGGCGGGGTTTTGGGTGATGTTAGTGGAGATGAGCAAGGTATTGGGGAAGGTGCTGAAGCTGAATTATCAGGCATTGAGGGGGAGACCTGGGTTGGGGGAGGTTGAGGCTCTGGAGGCGCAGATATTATCTTGTCGGTGTCCGGATGTTGGTGATGATAATGGGTCTGGGTTGAGCCGGGAGGCTTTTTTTTATGTTTATCATTTGCAGCTGCATTACCA AGCGATTCTCATCATGTTCTACCGCCCCTACGGAACCGAATCACCAGAAGGTCTCCATCCAGCACAGCAACAGAAATGGCAGCACCGAATGCGCCGCGAGGCCGACACAGCAGCTTCCCGAACAAACGATATCCTTGACATGCTGGCCCAGGAGAATCTCCTCGAATTCGCCCTTCCAATGAC CCcacccctcctcatcccagCAATGCAAATGCACCTGCTCAACTGCAACTCGGCAAACTCCCTCTCGCGACGGCTGCGTTTGAACAAGCTTAACGTATGCATGATGGTCATGGAGGAGTTTCAGAAGGTATATACCGTTGCGTCAATCTATCGAGGGATTTTTGCAAAGGCTATTCAGCAGTTTTATGCACGGGATGCGGGGGTTATGGGGATGCCTAGTCCTACTTGGCTTGCTGCGAATGCGGGTGCAAGTGTGAATGCAACCGAGCCTCCTGCCCTTGTTCCTGTGGCTTCTGTTCCCATGGctgttgatgctggtgctggtggtggtgacgtGCAAGCTCAAGCTGTGAGCGTCCCATTTGAGGGAGATTTGAACATGAACACCGAGATGACCAGTGATCTAATCGATGCACTGGTTGACGAAGCCTCTACGTTTAACTTCTGGGAGACATGGGGACAGTTATGGGTTGATCAGTGA